In a single window of the uncultured Dysgonomonas sp. genome:
- a CDS encoding CinA family nicotinamide mononucleotide deamidase-related protein, whose translation MKAAIITIGDEILIGQIVDTNSAWIAQKLTLAGFEVEEMQSIGDDAQQIKVTIEEVFSRVDVILMTGGLGPTKDDITKKTLCDYFGTTMIFDDSVLENIQNVISSFTTLNELTRNQAYVPKDCTVIQNRVGTAPITWFDYIGKVLVSMPGVPHEMRYVMENEIIPRLQAKYDPDAYLKRVFIVKGYTESALAMYIADFEDNLPEGFGLAYLPSPGLMKLRLFVRGEHRLEELNEQVKKLQDILGSAILAEKDITVEKLLGERLFEKGLSLGTAESCTGGNIAHTITSIPGSSRYFKGSVISYANEEKVNILHVSQDSLDRFGAVSEAVAEEMAKGAQKILNVDCSIATTGIAGPDGGTEEKPVGTVWVCTTYKDRCVARKYQLGQFREANIVRATNIGMLQLLEMLE comes from the coding sequence ATGAAAGCAGCAATAATTACAATCGGCGATGAAATTCTCATCGGGCAGATTGTCGACACCAATTCGGCATGGATAGCGCAGAAACTTACACTCGCAGGATTTGAAGTAGAAGAAATGCAATCGATAGGAGACGATGCACAACAGATAAAGGTTACCATAGAAGAGGTATTTTCCCGTGTAGACGTTATTCTTATGACCGGTGGACTGGGCCCGACGAAAGATGATATAACCAAGAAAACACTTTGCGACTATTTTGGTACGACGATGATTTTTGATGACTCTGTTCTCGAAAATATACAGAATGTAATATCCAGTTTTACGACTTTGAATGAACTGACCCGCAATCAGGCCTATGTGCCAAAAGATTGCACAGTGATACAGAACAGGGTAGGGACGGCTCCGATTACGTGGTTCGATTATATAGGCAAAGTGCTTGTGTCTATGCCGGGAGTTCCCCACGAAATGCGGTATGTGATGGAAAATGAGATCATTCCCCGTCTACAAGCTAAATATGATCCGGATGCATATCTCAAACGTGTATTCATTGTAAAGGGATATACCGAATCGGCATTAGCGATGTATATTGCCGACTTTGAAGATAATCTGCCCGAGGGTTTCGGATTGGCATATCTGCCTTCTCCCGGATTGATGAAGCTGCGTCTGTTTGTTCGGGGAGAGCATCGTTTGGAGGAATTGAATGAGCAGGTAAAAAAACTTCAGGATATATTAGGAAGTGCTATTTTGGCAGAGAAAGATATTACGGTAGAGAAGTTGCTGGGAGAACGCCTTTTCGAAAAGGGCTTGAGCCTGGGTACAGCCGAAAGTTGTACAGGAGGTAATATTGCTCATACCATTACTTCTATTCCGGGTTCGTCCCGTTATTTTAAAGGTTCTGTCATATCATATGCCAATGAAGAAAAAGTGAATATATTGCATGTATCACAGGATTCATTGGATCGCTTTGGTGCAGTGAGTGAGGCTGTCGCTGAGGAAATGGCCAAAGGAGCACAGAAGATACTGAATGTGGATTGCTCTATTGCAACTACCGGTATTGCCGGCCCTGATGGAGGTACGGAAGAGAAACCGGTAGGTACAGTCTGGGTTTGTACAACTTATAAGGATAGATGCGTGGCCCGGAAATATCAACTGGGACAATTTCGCGAAGCAAATATTGTACGTGCGACCAACATAGGAATGTTACAATTGCTGGAAATGCTGGAATGA
- a CDS encoding immunity 17 family protein — MNRSDNIFSSIGDIFSNNPAFYGIFIVVLGIIFLLTAIYDAKWIFGNTTSFNIQKVQGWVNLFGRKTTRIAVGIMSLVLILTGLLITYIYAFG; from the coding sequence ATGAATCGATCGGATAATATTTTTAGTAGCATAGGAGACATCTTTTCAAATAATCCTGCTTTTTATGGGATATTTATAGTCGTTTTGGGGATCATATTTCTGCTTACGGCTATATACGATGCTAAGTGGATTTTTGGAAATACTACATCTTTCAATATACAAAAAGTACAGGGGTGGGTAAATCTTTTCGGTCGAAAGACAACCCGGATTGCTGTCGGGATAATGAGTCTTGTGCTCATCTTAACAGGTTTGCTAATAACATACATTTATGCCTTCGGATAA